The following coding sequences are from one Loxodonta africana isolate mLoxAfr1 chromosome 18, mLoxAfr1.hap2, whole genome shotgun sequence window:
- the HID1 gene encoding protein HID1 isoform X5 has protein sequence MGSADSKLNFRKAVIQLTTKTQPVEATDDAFWDQFWADSATSVQDVFALVPAAEIRAVREESPSNLATLCYKAVEKLVQGAESGCHSEKEKQIVLNCSRLLTRVLPYIFEDPDWRGFFWSTVPGAGRAGQGEEDDENARPLAESLLLAIADLMFCPDFTVQSHRRSTVDSAEDIHSLDSCEYIWEAGVGFAHSPQPNYIHDMNRTELLKLLLTCFSEAMYLPPAPDSGSINPWVQFFCSTENRHALPLFTSLLNTVCAYDPVGYGIPYNHLLFSDYREPLVEEAAQVLIVTLDHDSATSASPTVDGTTTGTAMDDTDPPVPENLFVNYLSRIHREEDFQFILKGMARLLSNPLLQTYLPNSTKRIQFHQELLVLFWKLCDFNKKFLFFVLKSSDVLDILVPILYFLNDARADQSRVGLMHIGVFILLLLSGERNFGVRLNKPYSVRVPMDIPVFTGTHADLLIVVFHKIITSGHQRLQPLFDCLLTIVVNVSPYLKSLSMVAANKLLHLLEAFSTTWFLFSAAQNHHLVFFLLEVFNNIIQYQFDGNSNLVYAIIRKRSVFHQLANLPTDPPTIHKALQRRRRAPEPLSRTGSQEGASMEGSHPAAPAEPGTLKTSLVATPGIDKLTEKSQVSEDGTLRSLEPEPQQGSADGGSASGVGDGASWSGETGQVWREQRRLSSASTSGQWSPTSEWVLSWKSKLPLQTIMRLLQVLVPQVEKICIDK, from the exons ATGGGGTCGGCCGACTCCAAGCTGAACTTCCGGAAGGCGGTTATCCAGCTCACCACCAAGACGCAG CCCGTGGAAGCCACCGATGACGCCTTTTGGGACCAGTTCTGGGCAGACTCGGCCACCTCGGTGCAGGATGTCTTCGCACTGGTGCCGGCGGCCGAGATACGGGCGGTACGGGAAGAGTCGCCCTCCAACCTGGCCACCCTGTGCTATAAG GCTGTGGAGAAGCTGGTGCAGGGGGCTGAGAGCGGCTGCCACTCGGAGAAGGAGAAGCAGATCGTCCTAAACTGCAGCCGCCTCCTCACCCGCGTGCTGCCCTACATCTTCGAGGACCCTGACTGGAGGGGCTTCTTCTGGTCCACCGTGCCTGGGGCCGGGCGAGCAGGG CAGGGAGAGGAGGATGACGAGAATGCCCGGCCTCTGGCCGAGTCCCTGCTGCTGGCCATCGCTGACCTGATGTTCTGCCCAGACTTCACGGTCCAGAGCCATCGAAGGAGCACTGTG GACTCGGCAGAAGACATCCACTCTCTGGACAGCTGTGAATACATCTGGGAGGCTGGCGTGGGCTTCGCACACTCCCCACAGCCCAACTATATCCACGACATGAACCG CACGGAGCTGCTGAAGCTGCTGCTGACCTGCTTCTCCGAGGCCATGTACCTGCCCCCAGCTCCGGACAGTGGCAGCATCAACCCGTGGGTGCAGTTCTTTTGTTCCACAGAGAACAG ACACGCCCTGCCCCTTTTCACCTCCCTGCTCAATACCGTGTGTGCCTATGACCCTGTGGGCTATGGGATCCCCTACAACCATCTGCTCTTCTCCGACTACCGGGAGCCCCTGGTGGAGGAGGCTGCCCAGGTGCTCATTGTCACCTTGGACCACGACAGTGCCACCAGTGCCAGCCCCACCGTGGACGGTACCACCACAGGCACTGCCATGGACGACACTGAT CCGCCAGTACCGGAGAACCTGTTTGTGAACTACCTGTCCCGCATCCACCGTGAGGAG GACTTCCAGTTCATCCTTAAGGGCATGGCCCGGCTACTGTCCAACCCGCTGCTCCAGACCTACCTGCCCAACTCCACCAAGAGGATCCAGTTCCACCAGGAGCTGCTGGTTCTCTTCTGGAAGCTCTGTGATTTCAACAAG AAGTTCCTTTTCTTCGTGCTGAAGAGCAGCGATGTGTTGGACATCCTGGTCCCCATCCTCTACTTCCTCAATGATGCCCGAGCCGATCAGT CACGCGTGGGCCTGATGCACATTGGCGTCTTCATCCTACTGCTGCTGAGCGGGGAGCGCAACTTCGGGGTGCGGCTCAACAAGCCCTACTCAGTGCGCGTGCCCATGGACATCCCGGTTTTCACCGGGACCCACGCCGACCTGCTCATTGTG GTCTTCCACAAGATCATCACCAGCGGGCACCAGCGGCTGCAGCCCCTCTTCGACTGCCTGCTCACCATTGTTGTCAACG TGTCCCCCTACCTCAAGAGCCTGTCCATGGTGGCTGCCAACAAGCTACTGCACCTGCTGGAGGCCTTCTCCACCACCTGGTTCCTTTTCTCTGCGGCCCAGAACCACCACCTGGTCTTCTTCCTCCTGGAGGTCTTCAACAACATCATCCAGTACCAGTTTGATG GCAACTCCAACCTGGTCTACGCCATCATCCGGAAACGCAGTGTCTTCCACCAGCTGGCCAACCTGCCCACTGACCCACCCACCATCCACAAGGCCCTGCAGCGGCGCCGGCGGGCTCCGGAGCCTTTGTCTCGCACTGGCTCACAGGAGGGCGCCTCCATGGAGGGCTCCCACCCTGCAGCCCCTGCCGAGCCTGGCACCCTCAAGACCAGCCTGGTGGCCACCCCAG GCATTGACAAGCTGACAGAAAAGTCCCAGGTGTCAGAGGATGGCACACTACGGTCCCTGGAGCCGGAGCCCCAGCAGGGCTCAGCGGATGGTGGCTCCGCCTCAGGGGTGGGTGACGGAGCGTCCTGGAGTGGG GAGACTGGCCAGGTGTGGCGGGAGCAGCGGCGACTGTCCAGTGCATCCACCAGTGGGCAATGGAGCCCAACATCAGAGTGG GTGCTCTCatggaagtccaagctgcccctGCAGACCATAATGAGGCTGCTCCAGGTGCTGGTGCCCCAGGTGGAGAAGATCTGCATTGACAAGTGA